The following coding sequences are from one Humulus lupulus chromosome X, drHumLupu1.1, whole genome shotgun sequence window:
- the LOC133805313 gene encoding uncharacterized protein LOC133805313 isoform X1, which yields MVLVVQPVDVGNKWEPLYERFRKQHPLIFEGGPDPLKAEQWMTMITTILDFIRVEGYDRVPCATYMLREDARIWWEVASQTRDVAAMTWEGFKDLFHQKYYNVAIRAAKVNEFVGLAQGSMTVTEYALKFDRLAKFAPDLVPTDAARQERFTRGLNAMIARDVRITTVPGGTTYAQAVEKALTAEEAENKIWRESVVRREGRRVVPPYSGSGRGGGPSDLKRKTPDALIAPGPDRRGRGIQGGRQGGGDSWRTYPECTRCKRRHPGECRAKACYVCGVVGHLRKDFPTVKKGETGKVDNLTPARVFTLTQAEAEASPSVVTG from the coding sequence ATGGTACTTGTGGTACAaccagttgatgttgggaacaagtgggaaccgttgtatgagcggttcaggaagcaacatcccctgatctttgagggtggaccagatccactaaaggctgagcagtggatgactatgatcactacTATACTTGATTTTATCAGAGTGGAAGGATATGACAGGGTgccttgtgccacttatatgttgagggaggatgcccgaatctggtgggaggtggcatcacagactagggatgttGCTGCaatgacttgggaagggtttaaggatcTGTTtcatcagaagtattataatgttgccattcgggcagcgaaagtgaatgagttcgtggggctggctcagggcagtatgacagttacagaatatgccctgaagttcgacagacttgcgaagttcgcaccagatcttgtgcctactgatgcagctaggcaggaaaGATTTActagagggctgaatgctatgatagcccgagatgtaaggattaccacagttcctggagggactacttatgcccaggctgtggagaaggctcttaccgccgaggaagcggagaataagatatggagggagagtgttgtgagaagggagggccgcagggtggtgcctccatattctggttctggtaggggcggaggccccagcgatttgaagagaaagactcctgatgctttgattgctcctggtcctgataggagaggtcggggtattcagggtggccgtcagggaggcggtgattcgtggaggacttatccagagtgcacgaggtgcaagagacgccatccaggcgagtgtcgggctaaggcctgctatgtgtgtggggtggtgggacacctcaggaaggatttcccgacagtgaagaagggagagacagggaaggtggacaacttgactccagctcgagtgttcactctgacgcaggcggaggccgaggctagtccctcggtagtgacaggttag